Proteins from a genomic interval of Massilia sp. KIM:
- a CDS encoding DHA2 family efflux MFS transporter permease subunit, with protein MTPSDTLKRYLPWLVATALFMEQLDATIVNTAIPSIASSLGVTPLSLKSVVTSYILGLAVGIPVSGWMADRFGTRRVFFIAIAIFTLSSVLCGLSVNAGMMTAARLLQGLGGAMMMPVGRLAIVRTFPKNELLGAMNFVIIPALIGPLLGPTVGGLIVHWTSWRVIFFVNVPVGLLALYFVWRHMPDYQGEERRPLDVPGLILFSSGTAILSWLLEVFGEHTLAPLTAGLLFALSAALLAAYAWHASRTEHPLLRLALLKVRTFRIAVLGGFITRLGVGGLPFLLPLLYQLGLGLPAWQSGLLMMPAALAAMGMKLFASRLLGRFGYRQVLVVNTICIGITIALFTLVGPGTPVPLIVAIGLMQGFFNSLQFSSMNTLAYADIDQKDSSMASTISSSFQQLSMSFGLAAGSIVTAWFLGGVPQTDQAQVTRALHHGFATLAVLTVLSAFIFRRLRRDDGDSISRGQAQAVHSAPVAATTE; from the coding sequence TTGACCCCATCCGACACCCTGAAGCGCTATCTTCCCTGGCTCGTCGCCACTGCCCTGTTCATGGAGCAGCTCGACGCCACCATCGTCAATACGGCGATTCCCAGCATCGCGTCCAGCCTCGGCGTCACGCCGCTCAGCCTCAAGTCGGTCGTCACCAGCTACATCCTCGGCCTGGCCGTGGGCATTCCGGTGAGCGGCTGGATGGCCGACCGCTTCGGCACCAGGCGGGTGTTCTTCATCGCCATCGCCATCTTCACCCTGTCCTCGGTGCTGTGCGGCCTGTCGGTGAACGCCGGCATGATGACGGCGGCGCGCCTGCTGCAGGGCCTGGGCGGGGCGATGATGATGCCGGTCGGGCGCCTGGCCATCGTGCGCACCTTCCCCAAGAACGAACTGCTGGGGGCGATGAACTTCGTGATCATCCCGGCCCTCATCGGCCCCCTGCTCGGCCCGACGGTGGGCGGGCTGATCGTGCACTGGACCTCGTGGCGCGTGATCTTCTTCGTCAACGTGCCGGTCGGCCTGCTGGCCCTGTACTTCGTGTGGCGCCACATGCCCGACTACCAGGGCGAGGAGCGCCGTCCGCTCGACGTGCCCGGCCTGATCCTGTTCAGCAGCGGCACCGCGATCCTGTCCTGGCTGCTGGAGGTGTTCGGCGAGCACACGCTGGCGCCGCTGACGGCCGGACTGCTGTTCGCGCTGTCGGCGGCCCTGCTGGCGGCCTACGCCTGGCACGCGAGCCGCACCGAGCACCCGCTGCTGCGCCTGGCCCTGCTCAAGGTGCGCACCTTCCGCATCGCGGTGCTGGGCGGTTTCATCACCCGGCTCGGCGTGGGCGGCCTGCCCTTCCTGCTGCCCCTGCTCTACCAGCTCGGACTGGGCCTGCCGGCCTGGCAGTCGGGCCTGTTGATGATGCCGGCGGCGCTGGCGGCGATGGGCATGAAGCTGTTCGCCTCCAGGCTGCTGGGGCGCTTCGGCTACCGCCAGGTGCTGGTGGTGAACACGATCTGCATCGGCATCACCATCGCCCTGTTCACGCTGGTCGGCCCGGGCACGCCGGTGCCGCTCATCGTGGCCATCGGGCTGATGCAGGGCTTCTTCAATTCGCTGCAGTTTTCCAGCATGAACACCCTGGCCTACGCCGACATCGACCAGAAGGATTCGAGCATGGCGAGCACCATCTCGAGTTCCTTCCAGCAGTTGTCGATGAGCTTCGGCCTGGCGGCCGGGTCGATCGTGACGGCCTGGTTCCTGGGCGGCGTGCCCCAGACCGACCAGGCGCAGGTGACGCGCGCCCTGCACCACGGTTTCGCCACGCTGGCGGTGCTGACCGTGCTGTCGGCCTTCATCTTCCGCCGCCTGCGCCGCGACGACGGCGACAGCATCAGCCGTGGCCAGGCCCAGGCGGTGCACAGCGCGCCGGTGGCCGCGACCACGGAGTAA
- a CDS encoding acyloxyacyl hydrolase — MINKKHIGATLAALTAALFAQAGHAADGLIDSVSFEYGTNPQQKFARVAVQSDWDKRWFSSNGRHLSGYWDANVAVWRLEAYRNVPGQNKNIGVIGFTPVFRYQADDKLGWYGEAGIGISVFSKLYKNEDKELSTAFQFADHVGVGYTTQKWDMSLRFQHYSNGSIKSPNAGANWVIARAAYRF, encoded by the coding sequence ATGATTAACAAGAAACATATCGGCGCAACGCTGGCGGCCCTGACCGCCGCCCTGTTCGCCCAGGCGGGCCATGCCGCCGACGGCCTGATCGATTCCGTCTCCTTCGAGTACGGCACCAACCCGCAGCAGAAATTCGCCCGCGTCGCCGTCCAGTCCGACTGGGACAAGCGCTGGTTCTCCTCCAACGGCCGCCACCTGTCGGGCTACTGGGACGCCAACGTCGCCGTGTGGCGCCTCGAGGCCTACCGCAACGTGCCGGGCCAGAACAAGAACATCGGCGTGATCGGCTTCACCCCGGTGTTCCGCTACCAGGCGGACGACAAGCTGGGCTGGTATGGCGAGGCCGGCATCGGCATCAGCGTGTTCTCGAAGCTGTACAAGAACGAGGATAAGGAACTGTCGACCGCCTTCCAGTTCGCCGACCACGTGGGCGTGGGCTACACCACCCAGAAGTGGGACATGAGCCTGCGCTTCCAGCACTACTCGAACGGCAGCATCAAGAGCCCGAACGCCGGCGCCAACTGGGTGATCGCGCGCGCCGCTTACCGTTTCTGA
- a CDS encoding suppressor of fused domain protein yields MAEPTITPLYPLAAPMQRQQEPVALPHDPVGEHIAAHLGAPAMFFHDTVADPVQVDIHVIPAGPQYPYLRLVTSGMSQRAMTVPEGAPPYAELMMSLPADWKLDEESVKDERWYWPVALLRHLAHYPHQQATWLGLGHSVPNGSPAKPYASGVKFTGAILLPPVSAPEPFQSVTVEGKDVYFHCVVPLYQEELDLARRRGFPELLDRFNDKNVTDVVVPDRVNTAKKKFLGLF; encoded by the coding sequence ATGGCCGAACCCACCATCACTCCTCTGTACCCCCTCGCCGCCCCCATGCAGCGCCAGCAAGAACCCGTCGCGCTGCCGCATGACCCTGTCGGCGAGCACATTGCCGCCCACCTGGGGGCGCCGGCCATGTTCTTCCATGACACGGTGGCTGATCCGGTCCAGGTCGACATCCATGTAATTCCGGCCGGGCCGCAGTATCCCTACCTGCGCCTGGTCACCTCGGGCATGAGCCAGCGCGCCATGACCGTGCCGGAAGGTGCGCCGCCCTATGCCGAGCTGATGATGTCGCTGCCGGCGGACTGGAAGCTGGACGAGGAATCGGTCAAGGACGAGCGCTGGTACTGGCCGGTCGCGCTGCTGCGCCACCTGGCCCACTATCCGCACCAGCAGGCGACCTGGCTGGGCCTGGGCCACTCGGTGCCGAACGGCAGCCCGGCCAAGCCCTATGCCTCCGGCGTCAAGTTCACCGGCGCCATCCTGCTGCCGCCGGTCTCGGCGCCCGAGCCCTTCCAATCGGTGACGGTGGAGGGCAAGGATGTGTATTTCCATTGCGTGGTGCCGCTGTACCAGGAAGAACTCGACCTCGCGCGCCGCCGCGGCTTCCCCGAGCTGTTGGACAGGTTCAACGACAAGAACGTGACCGACGTGGTGGTGCCTGACCGCGTCAACACGGCCAAGAAGAAGTTCCTCGGTTTGTTCTGA
- a CDS encoding NAD(P)-dependent oxidoreductase: MDKPLIAFLGIGLMGAPMAARLVAAGYSVRVWNRTHAKAEALRAQGAEPHADLSSAVRGAGVVISMLEAGPVVGEVIEAALPSLAPGLLWIDMSSTRQDEAASFHAKLSAAGCRFLDAPVSGGVGGAQSGQLAIMAGGAQGDFDEALPLLQAMGTPRLVGPVGSGQVAKLCNQLIVGATLNVVAEALLLAQAAGADPVQVREAIRGGFAGSRILEVHGQRMLDRNFVAGGQVKSQLKDLHNVLAAAGAADLSLPVTELVTRQYASIAGDLSQADHAAALIALERINRGLRLGDGPDQM, encoded by the coding sequence ATGGACAAGCCCCTCATCGCTTTCCTCGGCATCGGCCTGATGGGCGCGCCGATGGCTGCGCGTCTGGTGGCGGCCGGGTATTCGGTGCGGGTGTGGAACCGGACCCATGCCAAGGCCGAGGCCCTGCGCGCACAGGGCGCCGAGCCGCATGCCGATCTCTCCAGCGCGGTGCGCGGGGCCGGGGTCGTGATCTCGATGCTGGAGGCGGGGCCGGTGGTGGGGGAGGTGATCGAGGCCGCGCTGCCGTCGCTGGCGCCAGGCCTGCTGTGGATCGACATGAGTTCGACGCGGCAGGACGAGGCGGCAAGCTTCCATGCGAAGCTGTCGGCGGCGGGCTGCCGCTTCCTCGATGCGCCGGTCTCCGGCGGCGTGGGTGGGGCACAGAGCGGGCAGCTGGCGATCATGGCTGGCGGCGCGCAGGGCGACTTCGACGAAGCGCTTCCCCTGCTGCAAGCGATGGGCACGCCGCGCCTGGTCGGGCCGGTGGGCAGCGGACAGGTGGCCAAGCTATGCAACCAGCTGATCGTCGGGGCGACCCTGAACGTGGTGGCTGAGGCCTTGTTGCTGGCGCAGGCCGCCGGGGCCGATCCGGTGCAGGTGCGCGAGGCGATTCGCGGCGGGTTTGCCGGAAGCCGGATTCTCGAAGTGCATGGCCAGCGCATGCTGGATAGGAACTTCGTAGCGGGCGGGCAGGTGAAAAGCCAGCTCAAGGACCTTCACAACGTGCTGGCGGCGGCGGGCGCGGCGGACCTGAGCTTGCCGGTGACCGAGCTGGTGACTAGGCAGTACGCATCGATCGCCGGAGATTTGTCGCAGGCAGATCACGCGGCGGCGTTGATTGCGTTGGAGAGGATAAATCGGGGCTTGCGCTTGGGGGATGGGCCTGATCAGATGTGA
- a CDS encoding M20 aminoacylase family protein — translation MKLVDNILAFQTELQAIRRDLHAHPELCYEEVRTADLVAERLTAWGIPIVRGLGVTGVVGIIKNGSSNRAIGLRADMDALPMQELNGFPHASRHPGKMHACGHDGHTAMLLGAAHHLSQHRNFDGTVYLIFQPAEEGGGGAKRMMDDGLFEQFPMEAVYGMHNWPGIPEGSFGVVAGPMMASSNEFRVVVRGKGAHAAQPHRGIDPVMVAVQIAQAWQTIISREKNPLDTAVLSITQIHAGSATNVIPDEAVLIGTVRTFTTGVLDLIERRMNEIAAGVAAGFGASVEFNFKRNYPPLVNHAEQTAFAVEAMRAVVGADRVDTDVEPTMGAEDFAFMLQAKPGCYVFIGNGEGEHRAGGHGLGPCQLHNGSYDFNDNLLPIGASYWVRLVEMSLPAA, via the coding sequence ATGAAGTTAGTGGACAACATCCTCGCTTTCCAGACCGAGTTGCAGGCTATCCGCCGCGACTTGCACGCCCATCCGGAGCTGTGCTACGAAGAGGTGCGCACCGCCGACCTGGTGGCCGAGCGCCTGACGGCCTGGGGCATTCCCATCGTGCGCGGCCTGGGCGTCACCGGCGTGGTCGGCATCATCAAGAACGGCAGTTCGAATCGCGCCATCGGCCTGCGTGCCGACATGGACGCGCTGCCGATGCAGGAGCTGAACGGCTTCCCCCATGCCTCGCGCCATCCGGGCAAGATGCACGCCTGCGGGCACGACGGCCACACCGCCATGCTGCTGGGCGCGGCGCACCATCTTTCGCAGCACCGCAATTTCGACGGCACGGTCTACCTGATCTTCCAGCCGGCCGAGGAAGGCGGCGGCGGGGCCAAGCGCATGATGGACGACGGGCTGTTCGAACAGTTCCCGATGGAAGCGGTGTACGGCATGCACAACTGGCCCGGCATTCCCGAGGGCAGCTTCGGCGTGGTGGCGGGGCCGATGATGGCCTCCAGTAACGAGTTCCGCGTCGTGGTGCGCGGCAAGGGCGCGCATGCGGCCCAGCCGCACCGCGGCATCGACCCGGTGATGGTGGCGGTGCAGATCGCCCAGGCCTGGCAGACCATCATCTCGCGCGAAAAGAACCCGCTGGATACGGCGGTGCTGTCGATCACCCAGATCCATGCGGGCAGCGCCACCAATGTGATTCCGGACGAAGCGGTGCTGATCGGCACGGTGCGCACCTTCACCACCGGGGTGCTGGACCTGATCGAGCGGCGCATGAACGAGATCGCGGCCGGCGTGGCGGCGGGCTTCGGGGCCAGCGTGGAGTTCAACTTCAAGCGCAACTATCCTCCGCTGGTGAACCATGCGGAGCAGACGGCCTTCGCGGTCGAGGCGATGCGCGCGGTGGTCGGCGCGGATCGGGTCGACACGGATGTCGAGCCGACCATGGGGGCGGAGGATTTCGCTTTCATGCTGCAGGCGAAGCCAGGGTGCTATGTGTTCATCGGGAATGGCGAGGGCGAACACCGGGCCGGCGGGCATGGGCTGGGGCCCTGCCAGCTGCATAACGGCAGTTATGACTTCAACGACAATCTCTTGCCGATCGGGGCCAGTTATTGGGTCAGGTTGGTGGAGATGAGTTTGCCGGCGGCGTAG
- a CDS encoding molybdopterin-dependent oxidoreductase, with the protein MTATVVRAACPHDCPDTCALLVTVENGVATEVRGDPEHPTTAGVLCTKVSRYVERTYHAERLLYPMRRVGRKGEGKFERISWDEALDEIAGRLKDIAARDPQAILPYSYAGTMGLVQGDSMSLRFFNKLGASLLDRTICATAGATGYKYTIGGSIGTDMEEFQNARLILIWGGNPIASNLHFWMRVQEAKRRGATLIAIDPYRSLTAEKCHQHIALLPGTDAALALGMMHVLIKEDLIDHDYVADHTLGFEELKARALEWTPERTAETCGITVDEVVALARVYGQTARRGEAAAIRVNYGLQRVRGGGMAVRNITCLPALVGAWRHAAGGVQLSTSGSFPTNRAALQRPDLLDGRSPRTINMTTIGDDLLKDASPWFGPKIEAVIVYNANPLAIAPDSAKVQRGFEREDLFTVVLEHFRTDSADYADILIPATTQLEHVDAHLAYGHLYMMANNAAIAPMGEAKPNTEFFRLLAARMGFDDPCFSETDDELAAQAFNAKDTRAIHFDWESLKRKGWQKLNMPAAPFAQGGFPTPSGKCEFYSSTMAKDGLDPVPTYIPPYESVASNPELAEKYPLAMISPPARNFLNSTFVNVQSLRATEGEPHLDIHPVDAAARGLEHGDMARIFNDRGSFVARARVTDKARPGLVVGLSIWWKKLSTDGKNANEVTSQRLTDMGRAPTFYDTLVQVEKAAPSTRDETL; encoded by the coding sequence ATGACCGCCACCGTCGTCCGTGCCGCTTGCCCTCACGATTGCCCCGATACCTGCGCCCTGCTCGTTACCGTCGAGAACGGCGTGGCGACCGAGGTGCGGGGCGATCCCGAGCATCCGACCACGGCCGGTGTGCTGTGCACCAAGGTCTCGCGCTACGTCGAGCGCACCTACCACGCCGAGCGCCTGCTGTACCCGATGCGCCGCGTGGGCCGCAAGGGCGAAGGCAAGTTCGAGCGCATCAGCTGGGACGAGGCGCTGGACGAAATCGCCGGCCGCCTGAAGGACATCGCCGCGCGCGACCCGCAAGCCATCCTGCCCTACAGCTACGCGGGCACCATGGGCCTGGTGCAGGGCGATTCGATGTCGCTGCGCTTCTTCAACAAGCTCGGCGCCTCGCTGCTGGACCGCACCATCTGCGCCACCGCCGGCGCCACTGGCTACAAGTACACCATCGGCGGCTCGATCGGCACCGACATGGAAGAATTCCAGAACGCCAGGCTGATCCTGATCTGGGGCGGCAACCCGATCGCCTCCAACCTGCACTTCTGGATGCGCGTGCAGGAAGCCAAGCGCCGCGGCGCCACCCTCATCGCCATCGATCCCTACCGCTCGCTGACGGCGGAGAAATGTCACCAGCACATTGCCCTGCTGCCCGGCACCGACGCCGCGCTGGCGCTGGGCATGATGCACGTGCTGATCAAGGAAGACCTGATCGACCACGACTACGTGGCCGACCACACCCTCGGCTTCGAGGAACTCAAGGCGCGCGCGCTGGAATGGACGCCGGAGCGCACCGCGGAAACCTGCGGCATCACGGTGGACGAGGTGGTGGCGCTGGCGCGCGTCTACGGCCAGACCGCCAGGCGCGGCGAGGCGGCCGCGATCCGCGTCAACTATGGCCTGCAGCGCGTGCGCGGCGGCGGCATGGCGGTGCGCAACATCACCTGCCTGCCGGCCCTGGTCGGCGCCTGGCGCCATGCGGCGGGCGGCGTGCAGCTCTCGACCTCGGGTTCCTTCCCGACCAACCGCGCGGCCCTGCAGCGCCCCGACCTGCTGGATGGGCGCAGCCCGCGCACCATCAACATGACGACCATCGGCGACGACCTGCTCAAGGACGCCTCGCCCTGGTTCGGTCCGAAGATCGAAGCCGTGATCGTCTACAACGCCAACCCGCTGGCGATCGCGCCCGATTCGGCCAAGGTGCAGCGCGGCTTCGAGCGCGAAGACCTGTTCACCGTGGTACTGGAACACTTCCGCACCGACAGCGCGGACTACGCCGACATCCTGATCCCGGCCACCACCCAGCTCGAGCACGTCGACGCCCACCTGGCCTACGGCCACCTGTACATGATGGCCAACAACGCGGCCATCGCCCCCATGGGCGAAGCCAAGCCCAACACCGAATTCTTCCGCCTGCTGGCGGCGCGCATGGGCTTCGACGACCCCTGCTTCAGCGAGACCGACGACGAGCTCGCCGCCCAGGCCTTCAACGCCAAGGACACGCGCGCGATCCACTTCGACTGGGAATCGCTCAAGCGCAAGGGCTGGCAGAAACTGAACATGCCGGCCGCGCCTTTCGCGCAGGGCGGCTTCCCGACCCCGTCGGGCAAGTGCGAGTTTTATTCGAGCACCATGGCGAAGGATGGCCTGGACCCGGTCCCGACCTATATCCCGCCTTACGAATCGGTGGCTTCCAACCCGGAGCTGGCCGAAAAATATCCGCTGGCGATGATCTCTCCACCGGCGAGGAACTTCCTCAACTCAACGTTTGTCAACGTGCAAAGCCTGCGCGCCACCGAGGGCGAGCCGCACCTCGATATCCACCCGGTCGATGCCGCCGCGCGCGGCCTCGAGCATGGGGATATGGCGCGCATTTTCAACGATCGCGGCTCGTTCGTCGCCCGCGCACGCGTGACCGACAAGGCGCGTCCGGGGCTGGTGGTAGGCTTGTCCATCTGGTGGAAGAAGTTGTCCACCGACGGCAAGAATGCCAATGAAGTCACCAGCCAGCGTCTGACCGACATGGGCAGGGCGCCCACTTTCTACGACACCCTGGTGCAGGTCGAAAAAGCCGCACCATCAACGCGAGATGAAACCCTCTAG
- a CDS encoding aminopeptidase, with amino-acid sequence MAAACAAMMLSSCSSLSYYTQAAQGQLELLSDSRPIDDWIADPNTSIKLRHRLETARQIRRYAIEEMKLPDNGSYTNYTHLKRPYVLWNVVATPELSLKPVQWCFPVAGCVNYRGYYSKDEAQAFAKQLRAKGHDVEVGGVPAYSTLGWFSDPLISTFINYPDAQLARMLFHELAHQVVYVAGDSQFNESFASAVEEAGVEGWLERFGNPMMREAYQRYAARKKDFLALLVKYRGELDRTYKSMVPDSEKRATKARLFLALKDDYQVLKANWGGYAGYDRFFEEPLSNAHLASIATYNDFVPAFRAMLRRDKSWGAFYKSVNQLAKLDKADRHRVLKSLGATVTPAPLVVQRSMVGAR; translated from the coding sequence ATGGCCGCCGCTTGCGCGGCCATGATGTTGTCAAGCTGCTCATCCCTCTCCTACTACACCCAGGCCGCGCAAGGCCAGCTCGAATTGCTGAGCGACTCGCGGCCGATCGACGACTGGATCGCCGATCCCAACACCAGCATCAAGCTGCGTCACCGCCTCGAGACCGCGCGCCAGATCCGCCGCTACGCGATCGAGGAAATGAAACTGCCCGATAACGGCAGCTATACCAATTACACCCACCTCAAGCGCCCCTACGTGCTGTGGAACGTGGTGGCCACGCCCGAGCTGTCGCTCAAGCCCGTGCAGTGGTGTTTCCCGGTGGCCGGCTGCGTGAACTACCGCGGCTACTACAGCAAGGACGAGGCCCAGGCCTTCGCCAAACAGTTGCGCGCCAAGGGCCACGACGTCGAGGTCGGCGGCGTGCCGGCCTACTCGACCCTGGGCTGGTTCAGCGACCCCCTGATCTCGACCTTCATCAATTACCCCGACGCCCAGCTGGCGCGCATGCTGTTCCACGAGCTGGCCCACCAGGTGGTCTACGTGGCGGGCGACTCGCAGTTCAACGAGTCCTTCGCCAGCGCGGTCGAAGAGGCCGGCGTGGAAGGCTGGCTCGAGCGCTTCGGCAACCCCATGATGCGCGAGGCCTACCAGCGCTACGCGGCGCGCAAGAAGGATTTCCTGGCCCTGCTGGTGAAGTATCGCGGCGAGCTGGACCGTACCTACAAGAGCATGGTCCCGGACAGCGAGAAGCGCGCCACCAAGGCGCGCCTGTTCCTGGCGCTGAAGGACGACTACCAGGTGCTCAAGGCGAACTGGGGCGGCTACGCGGGCTACGACAGGTTCTTCGAGGAGCCGCTGTCGAACGCCCACCTGGCGTCGATCGCGACTTATAACGATTTCGTGCCCGCTTTCCGCGCGATGTTGCGGCGCGATAAGAGCTGGGGCGCCTTCTACAAGTCGGTCAACCAGCTTGCCAAGCTCGACAAGGCCGACCGCCACCGCGTGCTCAAGAGCCTGGGCGCGACCGTCACGCCGGCGCCGCTGGTGGTGCAGCGCAGCATGGTCGGCGCGAGGTAG